The following coding sequences lie in one Candidatus Dependentiae bacterium genomic window:
- a CDS encoding alginate lyase family protein translates to MLAHYLQRIRELGFNGLREVLIKRQRKKAFSARWKQRSLAQAAGLTWADIVQEFRAPKKFDDFFELLKKNHHLEKVLIHRRFVEHLPPHFSIPQELFAHADHIAQGCLDILGFGEHCFGKNIKWHEDFFSGQTESFSSFKNQFYQDIKIPFVNTAENTDQEKRNPDIKIPWEISRFNHIFVLGMAYRAAQEISHYEWANRYARAFHAHVSQWMHQNPYLLGVNWLCPMDVGIRAINLLWGFHFFKNEPSIMPQFFEKLVCSLYNHLEYLEYNFETSDKPNNHYLADLLGYFYLSTFFINIKKIYRKRQHALKLLVEQLHHQILPDGTCYEGSTAYHILVTEIFLHTFLLGQAHALELPFMLEHRLNQMLTFAAQVTYSNGTLIQIGDNDSGKIVAGLYIKPRLHDTLSSYKDFGLTIIRNNGIHLTFRHATFAPYQPSGHFHYDQLSITLSVDGIPILVDPGSYCYTSQPTWRNTFRDFSYHNNMYLESPALEPRIAQELDLFQLKRISESSQSLILDQEKTIELVDRYQAVQEPDIVAHRSLDLDKNARIITLYDWWTAEHNPKYAITCWSFMFAPSIQLVQDEQTKNWIVELNAKPLASITSTLRLESTQGWFSPAYGVKLPCTRLVAQLPLSQTKQKTTVQLF, encoded by the coding sequence ATGCTTGCTCATTATTTGCAACGCATTCGCGAACTAGGATTTAATGGACTCCGGGAAGTCCTTATTAAACGTCAACGAAAAAAAGCATTTTCCGCCCGCTGGAAACAGCGTTCACTGGCTCAAGCAGCAGGGCTGACCTGGGCCGATATTGTTCAAGAATTTCGGGCACCAAAAAAATTTGATGACTTCTTTGAGCTCCTCAAAAAAAACCATCACCTCGAAAAAGTACTCATACACCGGCGCTTTGTTGAGCACCTCCCCCCACACTTTTCTATACCACAAGAACTTTTTGCCCACGCAGACCACATCGCTCAAGGCTGCTTAGATATTTTAGGATTTGGAGAACACTGCTTTGGTAAAAATATAAAATGGCACGAAGATTTCTTCTCAGGACAGACCGAAAGTTTTTCAAGCTTTAAAAATCAATTTTATCAGGATATTAAAATTCCTTTTGTGAACACCGCTGAAAATACTGACCAAGAAAAACGTAATCCTGATATAAAAATTCCTTGGGAAATCTCACGCTTCAACCATATTTTTGTGCTCGGCATGGCATACCGGGCAGCGCAAGAAATTTCACACTACGAATGGGCCAATCGCTATGCACGGGCATTTCATGCTCACGTGTCACAATGGATGCACCAAAATCCCTACTTGCTTGGTGTCAACTGGCTCTGCCCTATGGACGTAGGCATCAGAGCGATTAATCTGCTCTGGGGATTTCACTTCTTTAAAAACGAACCCAGCATCATGCCTCAGTTTTTTGAAAAGCTTGTCTGCTCGCTCTATAACCACCTTGAATATCTTGAATACAACTTTGAAACATCGGATAAACCAAACAACCACTACCTTGCAGATCTACTCGGGTACTTCTATCTCTCCACATTCTTTATTAACATAAAAAAGATTTATCGGAAGCGTCAGCATGCGCTCAAACTTTTAGTTGAACAACTCCACCACCAAATTTTGCCCGACGGAACCTGCTATGAAGGCTCAACCGCCTACCACATCTTGGTTACTGAAATTTTTCTGCATACTTTTTTACTTGGACAAGCGCATGCACTCGAGCTCCCGTTTATGCTTGAGCACCGACTCAATCAAATGCTCACCTTTGCAGCACAAGTAACCTATAGCAATGGCACACTCATTCAAATTGGTGATAATGATAGTGGGAAAATTGTTGCAGGACTTTACATAAAACCGCGTCTCCATGACACCTTAAGTAGCTACAAAGACTTCGGCCTGACCATTATCAGAAATAATGGAATACACCTGACGTTCAGACATGCAACCTTTGCGCCCTATCAACCATCGGGCCACTTCCATTATGATCAGCTATCCATAACACTTTCAGTTGATGGAATACCTATTTTGGTTGATCCTGGATCGTATTGCTACACGAGTCAACCAACATGGCGCAACACGTTTCGGGATTTTTCATATCACAATAATATGTATTTGGAATCACCCGCGCTTGAACCGCGCATCGCTCAGGAGCTTGATTTATTTCAACTCAAAAGAATTTCAGAATCTTCGCAAAGCCTGATTTTAGATCAAGAGAAAACGATTGAACTTGTTGATCGATATCAAGCGGTGCAAGAACCCGATATTGTTGCACATCGAAGCCTGGACCTTGATAAGAATGCACGCATTATTACACTCTATGACTGGTGGACAGCTGAGCATAACCCAAAATATGCGATAACGTGCTGGTCTTTTATGTTTGCACCATCAATCCAGCTTGTGCAGGATGAACAAACAAAAAACTGGATTGTTGAGCTCAACGCCAAGCCTCTGGCCAGCATTACCTCAACCTTGCGACTCGAAAGTACGCAGGGTTGGTTTAGTCCTGCGTATGGGGTAAAGCTGCCGTGCACGCGCCTGGTAGCACAGCTGCCTCTAAGCCAGACTAAGCAAAAAACAACCGTACAGTTGTTTTAG